One part of the Methermicoccus shengliensis DSM 18856 genome encodes these proteins:
- a CDS encoding V4R domain-containing protein, which yields MSVQFDIYATSDGVRQFSNPTKRDILRRLQNGELTLTQLRRLTGRAQSTLSVHMRDLVEEGLVACRPHPKDGRVKVFYLTAKPIGTSAFPEKQFRCTIRERVKESLQDTPSFLRIMLKAVRYGIESTGINIDPLLRDVGGLVGTEIAKQAFSASDVDSLLLEASRFWKVHELGRMRIEEVDPLVLVVEDCFDCGGMPEIGKTLCALEEGMLEAAILTRTNRKVRVVETECFGTGYTHCRFEIR from the coding sequence ATGAGTGTTCAGTTCGACATATATGCCACCAGCGATGGTGTGAGACAGTTTTCCAACCCCACGAAGCGGGACATCCTCAGAAGGCTGCAGAATGGTGAGCTCACGCTCACGCAGCTAAGGCGGCTCACGGGGCGAGCCCAGTCCACGCTGTCGGTGCACATGCGGGACCTGGTGGAGGAGGGGCTGGTGGCGTGCAGACCCCATCCAAAAGATGGCAGGGTGAAGGTGTTCTATCTCACGGCAAAGCCCATAGGCACGTCTGCATTTCCAGAAAAACAGTTCAGATGTACTATAAGAGAGCGGGTGAAGGAGTCACTACAGGACACCCCCTCTTTCCTGAGGATAATGCTCAAGGCCGTAAGGTACGGAATAGAGTCCACGGGCATCAACATAGACCCCCTGCTGCGGGATGTCGGGGGGCTGGTGGGCACAGAGATTGCAAAGCAGGCGTTCTCTGCGAGTGATGTTGACTCTTTGCTCCTGGAGGCTTCGCGGTTCTGGAAGGTGCACGAGCTGGGAAGGATGCGCATCGAGGAGGTGGACCCCCTCGTGCTCGTGGTGGAGGACTGCTTCGACTGTGGGGGGATGCCCGAGATTGGAAAGACGCTGTGTGCCCTCGAGGAGGGCATGCTCGAGGCGGCGATACTCACGAGGACAAATAGGAAGGTGAGGGTGGTGGAGACGGAGTGCTTTGGCACCGGGTACACCCACTGCAGGTTCGAGATTCGTTAG
- a CDS encoding nitrite/sulfite reductase domain-containing protein translates to MAEEEFMETRSIRQRDGTYAIVPRIPGGIATPELLRKIADVAEKYGCAAIKLTGAQRMALVGLKEEDVDRAWDDLGIKPAAADRLCVRSVKLCPGDTFCKFGLQDSVGLGLALDERYHGLELPSKFKIGVSGCPNSCAEAIVKDLGFIGTKNGFTCYVGGTAGRKPRLGEVLVEGLDKGQALELADRVIRHYKENAKKGQRLGAYIDSIGGIEEFRRLVL, encoded by the coding sequence ATGGCAGAGGAAGAGTTTATGGAGACAAGGTCCATCAGGCAGAGGGATGGCACATACGCAATCGTGCCCCGCATCCCAGGAGGCATAGCCACGCCAGAGCTGTTGAGAAAGATAGCCGATGTGGCAGAGAAGTACGGATGTGCGGCCATCAAGCTCACGGGAGCCCAGCGGATGGCCCTCGTGGGGCTCAAGGAGGAGGACGTGGACAGGGCATGGGATGACCTTGGAATAAAGCCAGCAGCAGCGGACAGGCTGTGTGTGAGGAGCGTCAAGCTCTGTCCCGGTGATACGTTCTGCAAGTTCGGGCTGCAGGACTCGGTGGGGCTCGGGCTTGCACTGGACGAGCGCTACCATGGGCTGGAGCTGCCATCCAAGTTCAAGATTGGCGTCTCGGGATGTCCCAACTCGTGTGCCGAGGCAATTGTGAAGGACTTGGGCTTCATAGGAACCAAGAATGGCTTTACGTGCTATGTAGGGGGCACTGCGGGAAGAAAGCCGAGGCTCGGAGAGGTGCTCGTGGAGGGGCTGGACAAGGGACAGGCCCTCGAGCTTGCAGACAGGGTGATACGCCACTACAAGGAAAACGCCAAAAAGGGTCAGAGGCTTGGAGCGTACATAGACTCCATAGGTGGAATCGAGGAGTTCAGGAGGCTCGTCCTCTGA
- a CDS encoding PGF-pre-PGF domain-containing protein produces MGDAMLRMGVLAVLMMIALALPAGAAVNESTLTITPENPTQGDVVVMQGKANPNEDIPITITFQMDVPVSGGTFDYRLNGVEIPSPNRFTVVAEGCRRLSVSASLSFLPFPYTLTSQEEGSTQTISQGGVPSGKYNIRIFGDAIEGASTVRLKVEAWTEIRADASGSFSYSYNSAPVPAGLFDVNVGGVRRTLMLSESEFNPSSPTPTPSPSPSGGGSSSSEGIYTSGPNPTDVYVPPENIEIQVVDYILAVVKDEHITHEFSDPKLDIRSIEFDSLGYSDELMVKVQELKNTSTLVDKPAPGMTYKSFRFFVDTQYNRIKNILINFRVENSWLENNSVNASSVALYRYANGQWNSLNTTLVGQDEAYTHYTASSPGFSVFAIVAQTHTNETATSQETLPTNEVNPNPTSQSTGGSATPSMPTVGLLGLTAVIMCAYGLLRRG; encoded by the coding sequence ATGGGCGATGCGATGCTGAGGATGGGTGTGCTGGCAGTGCTCATGATGATTGCGCTCGCCTTGCCTGCGGGTGCGGCGGTCAATGAGAGCACGTTGACCATAACTCCAGAAAATCCCACACAAGGGGACGTGGTCGTGATGCAGGGCAAAGCCAATCCCAACGAGGATATCCCCATCACCATCACCTTCCAGATGGATGTGCCCGTGAGTGGGGGCACGTTCGACTATCGGCTAAACGGCGTGGAGATACCATCCCCCAATCGGTTTACTGTGGTCGCCGAGGGATGCAGGCGGCTCAGCGTGTCCGCCTCACTGAGCTTCCTTCCATTCCCCTACACGCTCACGAGCCAAGAGGAGGGCAGCACGCAAACGATATCACAGGGTGGCGTGCCCTCTGGCAAGTACAACATCAGGATATTCGGAGATGCCATAGAGGGTGCGAGCACCGTGAGGCTGAAGGTGGAGGCGTGGACAGAGATACGGGCAGACGCCTCTGGTAGCTTCTCATACTCCTACAACTCTGCCCCGGTGCCTGCCGGGCTTTTCGATGTGAACGTTGGAGGCGTTAGAAGGACGCTCATGCTATCCGAATCCGAGTTCAACCCCTCCTCGCCCACGCCCACGCCCAGCCCGTCGCCCTCTGGAGGGGGCTCTTCGTCCAGCGAAGGCATTTACACCAGCGGACCCAACCCCACTGACGTGTATGTGCCACCGGAAAATATCGAGATTCAGGTGGTCGATTACATACTTGCCGTGGTGAAGGACGAGCACATAACTCATGAGTTTTCCGACCCTAAGCTGGACATACGAAGCATCGAGTTCGACTCGCTGGGATACTCCGACGAGCTCATGGTAAAGGTACAGGAGCTAAAGAACACCTCCACCCTTGTGGACAAGCCAGCCCCGGGAATGACGTACAAGAGCTTCAGATTCTTTGTAGACACACAATACAACAGAATCAAGAACATCCTGATAAACTTCAGGGTGGAAAACTCGTGGCTCGAGAACAACAGCGTCAATGCGTCCAGTGTGGCTCTCTACCGCTATGCAAACGGACAGTGGAACAGCCTGAACACAACCCTCGTGGGTCAGGATGAGGCGTATACCCATTACACAGCATCCTCCCCAGGCTTTTCTGTTTTTGCAATAGTCGCACAAACACACACAAATGAAACGGCTACCTCACAAGAGACACTCCCCACCAATGAGGTCAATCCAAACCCAACATCCCAGAGCACGGGGGGCTCCGCAACACCGAGCATGCCCACCGTTGGTCTCCTTGGCCTGACAGCTGTCATAATGTGTGCCTATGGGCTCCTCAGAAGGGGATAA
- the mdh gene encoding malate dehydrogenase, translating to MDTVAVIGAGMVGSTTAQRIAERELADVILVDIVEGMPQGKALDLRQAAPILGYDVDVVGTNDYADIEEASLVIITAGVPRKPGMSREELVSVNSGIVRDVCEKIAEHAPDALVMVVTNPLDVMVYAANQYLGFGRHRVFGMGGELDAARFAYFVAERVGCSYSDVSAMVVGGHGAKMVPLPRYTTVRGIPLSRLLDSKDIEELVRRTIEGGAEIVSLLKTGSAYYAPSAAITHMAEAIIMDRGSVVCSSVMLDGEYGVKGSCTGVPVVLGACGIEEIIELELEDEELSKVQEAAAEVVRLSASV from the coding sequence GTGGATACAGTAGCTGTGATAGGTGCGGGTATGGTGGGCAGCACAACTGCCCAGAGGATTGCCGAAAGGGAGCTTGCAGACGTGATTTTGGTGGACATCGTGGAGGGAATGCCGCAGGGCAAGGCCCTCGACCTGAGGCAGGCGGCACCCATTCTGGGCTATGATGTGGATGTGGTGGGCACCAATGACTATGCAGACATCGAGGAGGCAAGCCTCGTGATAATCACGGCAGGGGTGCCCAGAAAGCCCGGGATGAGCAGAGAGGAGCTCGTGTCTGTGAACTCGGGCATCGTGAGGGACGTATGTGAAAAAATCGCAGAACATGCCCCAGACGCGCTGGTGATGGTGGTCACCAACCCCTTGGATGTTATGGTGTATGCTGCCAACCAGTACCTTGGCTTTGGAAGGCACAGGGTGTTTGGCATGGGAGGTGAGCTGGATGCTGCGAGGTTTGCGTACTTTGTTGCCGAGAGGGTTGGTTGCTCGTACTCCGATGTCAGTGCGATGGTGGTGGGGGGACATGGAGCAAAGATGGTACCCCTTCCAAGATACACCACTGTTCGGGGAATCCCCCTCTCTCGGCTGCTCGACTCCAAAGACATCGAGGAGCTTGTAAGGCGCACGATAGAGGGAGGTGCCGAAATCGTATCGCTCCTGAAGACGGGCAGCGCCTACTATGCTCCATCGGCCGCCATCACTCACATGGCAGAGGCAATCATCATGGATAGGGGAAGCGTGGTGTGCTCCTCTGTGATGCTCGATGGAGAGTATGGCGTGAAGGGCTCGTGCACTGGCGTTCCAGTGGTGCTTGGTGCATGTGGAATAGAGGAGATAATAGAGCTTGAGCTGGAGGATGAGGAGCTATCTAAGGTGCAGGAGGCGGCAGCCGAGGTAGTCCGCCTTTCAGCCTCGGTGTGA
- a CDS encoding ADP-ribosylglycohydrolase family protein, whose product MLHERVRGCLWGLAVGDALGEPFEGLSPEEARRSPSRSTPLRTTDDTQLAIATLDAVLELGYVDRHTIARRMLSLSVPRMGPTTKASLQEYAKRGGFVPEKGSTDGAAMRAGPMGLLFEEPERVVNATALSSLTTHGESIAISAACAVACAVWACTVDESPIRWALWGAKRGAEYGRCGRSGKSLVPHLKRAIRSSKSAPYIDVQRTFGTGIESTEAVPCAMHLIARGLGFAESVMLAARGGGDADTIASMVGCVIGTREGVRAIPEDWMRSLSSALPADIELLSRRVVRFRGSHRG is encoded by the coding sequence ATGCTCCACGAGAGAGTAAGGGGATGCCTGTGGGGACTGGCCGTGGGGGATGCACTCGGAGAGCCCTTCGAGGGCTTGAGTCCAGAGGAAGCAAGGAGAAGTCCATCGAGGTCCACCCCTTTAAGAACAACAGATGACACCCAGCTTGCGATTGCCACGCTCGATGCCGTGCTCGAGCTCGGCTATGTGGACAGACATACAATAGCAAGGCGGATGCTCTCGCTCTCGGTGCCCAGAATGGGTCCCACCACAAAAGCCAGCCTGCAGGAATATGCAAAAAGAGGGGGCTTTGTGCCAGAGAAGGGCAGCACCGATGGTGCAGCCATGCGGGCAGGTCCAATGGGGCTGCTCTTTGAGGAGCCAGAGAGGGTTGTCAATGCAACCGCCCTCTCCAGCCTCACCACCCATGGAGAGAGCATAGCAATCTCGGCGGCATGTGCTGTGGCATGTGCAGTGTGGGCGTGCACCGTGGATGAGAGCCCCATAAGGTGGGCACTGTGGGGGGCAAAAAGGGGAGCAGAGTATGGCAGGTGTGGCAGGAGTGGCAAGAGCCTCGTGCCCCATCTCAAAAGGGCAATTAGGTCATCTAAAAGTGCCCCATATATCGATGTTCAGCGCACCTTTGGCACGGGAATTGAGAGCACTGAGGCAGTGCCATGTGCGATGCACCTGATAGCACGAGGGCTTGGCTTTGCCGAGAGCGTGATGCTTGCCGCAAGGGGCGGAGGTGATGCCGACACCATTGCATCCATGGTGGGGTGTGTGATTGGTACAAGAGAGGGGGTGCGTGCCATTCCCGAGGACTGGATGAGAAGTCTCAGCTCAGCCCTGCCCGCTGACATCGAGCTCCTCTCTCGTAGGGTGGTGAGGTTCAGAGGCTCACACCGAGGCTGA
- a CDS encoding DUF58 domain-containing protein, with protein sequence MELSERGRLILVLLVEVGLLSIISESALMALTSLLGALVLGVEGMHLWLRARGLTVDVRHTLEKNVLVQHSSTTVRFVVHGTGRCTNALITLSPSAGLKPQSPPVQRVTIGEGKDVEISYTLRGQKRGRWAVGTLTCELDDALGLFVWRKRWRVEEAVEVYVKMGGELTRSEGMGGIRRRRARSPTASSGTKRWAPGVGEVRRFSPGDSLRWIDWKLTAKIQRPMVKQPERIPEAQLVLMLDISKSMETGSGAVLEAAIEAAAIVYGLCAARGIPMAMLTFKESKPTQLIPTGAGKHQELQITRELSHINGEAGGKTPGGKTPSPLITTDELSMLRKFVLSSALHDPEVACFFERIQPFVESIMAWKDVSSLELYQAMTDIVKRGKLQTKVVVITSLMLETTPLFESLRLARYNGFEIVLAALSPKLSGQMEEYQLFKEKLRILGCIPDIRIFEIESMGELAQLSSIVD encoded by the coding sequence ATGGAGCTGAGCGAGAGGGGAAGGCTAATCCTCGTGCTGTTGGTCGAGGTGGGACTTCTCTCGATAATCTCCGAGAGCGCGCTCATGGCACTCACCAGCCTGCTTGGAGCATTGGTATTGGGTGTCGAGGGAATGCACCTGTGGTTGAGGGCTCGTGGGCTCACAGTGGATGTGAGGCACACGCTCGAAAAAAACGTTCTCGTACAACACTCGAGCACCACTGTGAGGTTCGTGGTACATGGCACGGGTAGATGCACAAATGCACTCATAACATTAAGCCCCTCGGCAGGGCTAAAGCCCCAGAGCCCCCCTGTGCAGCGGGTTACCATTGGAGAGGGGAAGGACGTTGAAATCTCGTACACCCTCAGGGGGCAAAAGAGGGGGAGGTGGGCAGTGGGCACCCTCACGTGTGAACTCGATGATGCTCTCGGCTTGTTCGTATGGCGTAAGCGCTGGAGGGTGGAGGAGGCTGTGGAAGTATACGTTAAGATGGGTGGAGAACTCACACGCTCTGAGGGCATGGGTGGCATAAGGAGACGAAGAGCACGCTCTCCAACCGCTTCCTCTGGCACGAAAAGGTGGGCTCCAGGTGTGGGAGAGGTGCGAAGGTTCTCTCCTGGCGATAGCCTGAGGTGGATAGACTGGAAGCTCACCGCCAAGATACAGAGACCCATGGTAAAGCAGCCAGAGAGAATTCCCGAAGCTCAGCTCGTGCTGATGCTCGATATCTCAAAGAGCATGGAAACTGGCAGTGGGGCGGTGCTCGAGGCTGCAATCGAGGCGGCGGCCATCGTGTATGGGCTGTGTGCCGCAAGGGGCATCCCAATGGCGATGCTCACGTTCAAGGAGAGCAAGCCCACACAGCTCATCCCCACGGGTGCTGGTAAGCATCAGGAGCTGCAGATAACAAGAGAACTTTCCCACATAAACGGAGAGGCTGGAGGAAAAACGCCCGGAGGAAAAACGCCCTCTCCACTCATTACCACTGATGAGCTGTCGATGCTCAGGAAGTTCGTGCTCAGCTCTGCCCTGCACGACCCCGAAGTGGCGTGCTTTTTCGAGAGGATTCAGCCGTTTGTGGAGAGCATCATGGCATGGAAGGATGTGAGCAGCCTCGAGCTGTATCAGGCAATGACGGATATTGTGAAAAGAGGAAAGCTCCAAACAAAGGTGGTGGTGATAACGAGCCTCATGCTGGAGACCACCCCTCTCTTTGAGAGTCTGAGGCTGGCCAGATACAATGGCTTTGAGATAGTGCTGGCCGCACTCTCTCCGAAGCTTTCTGGACAGATGGAAGAGTACCAGCTCTTTAAAGAGAAGCTGAGAATTCTTGGCTGCATCCCAGACATAAGAATATTCGAAATAGAGAGCATGGGGGAGCTGGCTCAGCTATCCTCAATAGTGGATTAG
- a CDS encoding AAA family ATPase, producing MLEGNELCGVELVQNVARRILSELRRVIVGKYEIIELMLISLLSEGNILMEGVPGVAKTTIAKMFAHATGCEFHRIQFTPDLQPSDITGIYVYDQKKQEFKYYESPIFANIVLADEINRAAPKTQSAMLEAMEEKTITVEGVSRSLPRPFMMIATENPIELEGTYSLPEAQIDRFTFKLALELPEDEEELGVLRLKNEQLSNGMQEGVCKRVSHPEEVLRCIDIVRRVHVEEKVMQYIRDIVMCTRNHEDVLLGASPRGSINLLITSKARAAMLGRSYVIPDDVKYLAPHVLNHRIILTPEAELAKVKVEDVIRDVLSTVSIPWS from the coding sequence ATGCTGGAGGGAAATGAGCTATGCGGTGTGGAGCTCGTGCAAAACGTGGCTCGGCGCATACTTTCAGAGCTTAGAAGAGTCATCGTGGGCAAGTATGAGATAATAGAGCTCATGCTCATCAGCCTGCTCTCCGAGGGAAACATACTGATGGAGGGCGTTCCCGGCGTGGCAAAGACCACGATAGCCAAGATGTTCGCCCATGCCACTGGGTGCGAGTTTCACCGCATCCAGTTCACTCCAGACCTTCAGCCCTCTGACATCACGGGCATATATGTGTACGACCAGAAGAAACAGGAGTTCAAGTACTACGAAAGCCCTATTTTTGCCAACATCGTGCTGGCAGACGAGATCAACAGGGCTGCCCCCAAGACCCAGTCGGCGATGCTGGAGGCCATGGAGGAAAAGACCATCACAGTGGAGGGTGTGTCTCGAAGCCTTCCAAGACCCTTTATGATGATTGCCACAGAAAACCCCATCGAGCTGGAGGGAACATATTCCCTTCCAGAGGCCCAGATAGACAGGTTCACCTTCAAGCTCGCACTCGAGCTGCCAGAGGATGAGGAGGAGCTGGGGGTGCTGAGGCTCAAGAACGAGCAGCTCAGCAACGGAATGCAGGAAGGAGTGTGCAAGAGGGTGTCCCATCCAGAGGAGGTGCTGCGCTGCATAGACATCGTGAGGAGGGTGCACGTGGAGGAGAAGGTGATGCAGTACATTCGCGATATCGTGATGTGCACCCGAAACCACGAGGACGTGCTGCTCGGGGCAAGCCCACGGGGCTCGATTAACCTCCTCATCACCTCAAAAGCAAGGGCGGCAATGCTTGGAAGAAGCTACGTGATTCCAGACGACGTGAAGTATCTGGCGCCCCATGTGCTAAACCACCGCATCATCCTCACACCAGAGGCCGAGCTTGCCAAGGTAAAGGTCGAGGATGTCATCCGTGATGTTCTCAGCACGGTGAGCATCCCATGGAGCTGA
- a CDS encoding DUF4350 domain-containing protein translates to MRTGQVGIIALVLAVLMLGVGAFSTNSEDFSAYNHGWNGYSKALSLASARHEAHVILSPGEIESLVPPSTTLVLASPNALSVEHSKALSSFVENGGRLVVCEDYGRGNDVLSIVGASTRFTGEPIFDYSSYWINVSLPVAEVVEGNSSMHIVLNYPTSLLVKSGEVLAYTGSFAFADIEHDYEMALLEHRGRVPIVAIEDVGRGEVVCIADPSVFINAMLPMANNSEFFEVVVGNRSIVAFDQCEQPNPPMVVLRRAIMSSPMLQLLLLVMCLVGTVCVFKRNDIYDVAKRYIKR, encoded by the coding sequence ATGAGGACGGGGCAGGTGGGGATAATAGCCCTTGTGCTCGCAGTGCTGATGCTTGGTGTGGGTGCCTTTTCCACCAACTCAGAGGACTTCAGTGCGTACAACCATGGATGGAATGGATACTCCAAGGCGCTCTCTCTGGCTAGCGCACGGCACGAGGCACACGTGATTCTCTCGCCGGGGGAAATTGAGAGCCTTGTGCCCCCCTCGACCACGCTGGTGCTGGCAAGCCCCAATGCCCTCTCTGTAGAGCACTCCAAAGCACTCTCCAGCTTCGTGGAGAATGGGGGAAGGCTGGTGGTGTGTGAGGACTATGGCAGGGGGAATGATGTGCTCTCCATAGTGGGAGCGAGCACGAGATTCACTGGAGAGCCCATATTCGACTACTCGAGCTACTGGATAAATGTCTCGCTGCCAGTGGCCGAGGTTGTGGAGGGCAACTCATCGATGCACATCGTGCTCAACTATCCCACCTCTCTTCTGGTGAAGAGTGGGGAGGTGCTCGCGTACACGGGCAGCTTTGCATTTGCAGACATAGAGCACGACTACGAGATGGCACTCTTGGAGCACAGAGGAAGGGTGCCCATCGTGGCAATCGAAGATGTGGGTAGAGGAGAGGTGGTGTGCATTGCCGACCCCTCTGTGTTCATCAACGCCATGCTCCCAATGGCGAACAACTCAGAGTTCTTTGAGGTTGTGGTGGGAAACAGGAGCATCGTTGCATTCGACCAGTGTGAGCAGCCCAACCCACCGATGGTGGTGCTCAGAAGGGCCATAATGAGTTCGCCCATGCTCCAGCTTTTGCTGCTGGTGATGTGCCTCGTGGGCACGGTGTGTGTATTCAAGAGAAATGATATATACGATGTGGCGAAGAGATATATAAAGCGGTGA
- a CDS encoding DUF4129 domain-containing protein, protein MRVLMCLMLALVLVGGMPHTLAEEYPHHVNPAEIEKSSTAELAPFQYEAINGLLLRFGFLLEDVRGRDVEGMRRHYTEFMEFYQQNSLVMGTLDPRLRTRLSELVQFVNLSTQDAQRLIGHYQRAEQYIREGRRAKAVAEVMRAIDVLNRLNESSKMLYAPEFYHYPNIEVSTHEKNIELLTELISQLHAELSTLENQAFYPTSISLSLSPEQAGFGDVLKVHGRLYYRLNDTGIQNESVSMTLQNHTYILHTKAGGFYEEELILTQYLERGTTDVHVSYIPSSVPAAPAHARKPLHVLPKPTELTLHVAPMVSMVNISGRLTCAGIPLRGLGVKIVVDRFVYVVSTNEDGTFSLNVDSSKMERGRHTVDASFEPGPLAFLPSNATGQFELTPKLIPSTTPTSSTTPTPPLYSFLGIAMVLVSLTLLWIKRERVVDFWMRRAPRAPEPPKREPHEEEPTQVEEVEEASEEEGMKRLEEDIRAIEMMAEQSPAKAVREGYLVARRFIAERAGIEDDPTLTHREFLEKLDDTEQDGPFGELAMLYELCEFSGNPPTREQAKRALELVKRIVESLS, encoded by the coding sequence GAAGAGTATCCGCACCACGTTAACCCAGCAGAAATCGAAAAGTCGAGCACAGCCGAGCTTGCCCCCTTCCAGTATGAGGCCATCAATGGGCTGCTGCTAAGGTTCGGATTTTTGCTCGAAGACGTGAGGGGAAGAGATGTCGAGGGCATGAGGAGACACTACACGGAGTTCATGGAATTCTATCAGCAAAACAGCCTCGTGATGGGCACCCTCGACCCCCGTCTGAGAACAAGGTTATCCGAGCTTGTGCAGTTCGTTAACCTTTCCACACAGGATGCACAAAGGCTAATTGGCCACTATCAAAGGGCAGAGCAATACATTCGCGAGGGCAGAAGAGCCAAAGCGGTTGCCGAGGTGATGAGGGCGATAGATGTGCTCAACAGGCTGAATGAGAGCTCAAAGATGCTCTATGCCCCTGAATTTTACCACTATCCCAACATCGAGGTGTCCACACACGAAAAGAACATCGAGTTGCTAACCGAGCTGATAAGCCAGCTCCATGCGGAGCTGAGCACACTCGAAAATCAAGCGTTTTACCCCACCAGCATAAGCCTCTCACTCTCCCCAGAGCAGGCTGGGTTTGGGGATGTGCTGAAGGTGCACGGAAGGCTATACTACCGTCTGAATGATACGGGCATCCAGAACGAGAGCGTGAGCATGACCCTCCAAAACCACACCTACATCCTTCATACCAAGGCAGGCGGGTTCTATGAAGAGGAGCTAATCCTCACCCAGTATCTCGAAAGGGGGACGACCGATGTGCATGTGTCCTACATTCCATCGAGCGTGCCCGCCGCACCCGCACATGCACGAAAGCCACTCCACGTGCTTCCAAAGCCCACCGAGCTCACGCTGCATGTAGCTCCGATGGTATCGATGGTTAACATAAGTGGAAGGCTCACGTGTGCTGGGATTCCCTTGCGTGGGCTTGGCGTGAAGATTGTGGTGGACAGGTTCGTGTATGTTGTGAGCACAAACGAGGATGGCACCTTCAGCCTGAATGTGGACAGCTCGAAGATGGAAAGAGGCAGGCACACTGTGGATGCGAGCTTCGAGCCTGGCCCACTGGCGTTTTTACCCTCCAATGCCACTGGACAGTTTGAGCTTACGCCCAAACTCATTCCATCCACAACACCCACCTCCTCCACAACACCCACCCCGCCTCTTTACTCATTTCTGGGCATTGCTATGGTGCTGGTGAGTCTCACCCTCCTGTGGATAAAGAGAGAGCGAGTGGTGGACTTCTGGATGAGAAGAGCTCCCAGGGCTCCAGAGCCCCCAAAAAGAGAGCCCCATGAGGAGGAACCAACACAAGTGGAAGAGGTGGAAGAGGCGAGCGAGGAAGAGGGAATGAAAAGATTAGAAGAGGATATCAGAGCGATAGAGATGATGGCAGAGCAAAGCCCTGCAAAGGCCGTGAGAGAGGGATACCTCGTGGCAAGAAGGTTCATCGCAGAGAGAGCGGGCATTGAGGATGATCCCACCCTCACCCACAGGGAGTTTCTGGAGAAGCTGGACGATACCGAGCAAGATGGCCCGTTTGGGGAGCTCGCCATGCTCTATGAGCTCTGCGAGTTCAGCGGCAACCCGCCTACCCGTGAGCAGGCAAAAAGGGCGCTTGAGCTGGTAAAGAGGATAGTGGAGAGCTTATCATGA